A stretch of Nitrospirota bacterium DNA encodes these proteins:
- a CDS encoding methyltransferase domain-containing protein, which yields MSLIASRELSHSQHSNAGTAGSAYGGLTPISQVQEATRPTVATINQNFYDGLWAGSHVVLPHRFNTWPLLAVLAASAPARLEIGPGLRPRLPILGTSFIDISRLALSGLKSCGGHAMLGEITALPFPDCSVDLVCAFDIVEHIEDDRQAFRELSRVAKDDATVIFSVPLHPDRWTGFDALVGHARRYDPGELLAILEEHAFVLEQSAVFGMQPRSGWLLDFAVWGMTHKRAQAMRWYNGLVLPIGLFLQPRLAWASGLIDVANVDEILLVCRRSRRQTCLMSAEDVGRKSKKATERVKEDRTKKHARI from the coding sequence ATGAGCCTAATCGCCTCAAGAGAGCTTAGCCATAGTCAACATAGTAATGCGGGGACCGCGGGCTCTGCCTATGGTGGCCTCACGCCGATCAGCCAGGTGCAGGAGGCGACGCGCCCGACCGTTGCGACCATCAACCAGAACTTCTACGACGGACTCTGGGCAGGAAGCCATGTCGTTCTGCCGCATCGCTTCAACACATGGCCGCTGCTCGCCGTACTCGCCGCCTCGGCACCGGCGAGACTCGAAATCGGCCCAGGCCTGCGCCCGAGACTCCCTATCCTGGGTACGTCCTTTATCGACATCAGCCGGCTGGCGCTCTCCGGTCTGAAGTCCTGCGGCGGTCACGCGATGCTCGGCGAAATTACCGCCCTGCCCTTCCCCGATTGCAGCGTTGACCTCGTCTGTGCCTTCGACATCGTCGAACACATCGAGGATGACCGGCAGGCCTTTCGCGAGCTCAGTCGGGTGGCGAAGGACGATGCGACGGTCATCTTTTCGGTACCACTGCATCCAGACCGCTGGACAGGCTTCGACGCCCTCGTCGGCCACGCTCGACGTTATGACCCCGGCGAGCTCCTGGCCATCCTCGAAGAACATGCCTTTGTGCTTGAGCAAAGCGCCGTATTCGGCATGCAACCCCGAAGCGGCTGGCTCCTGGACTTCGCCGTGTGGGGCATGACTCACAAACGGGCTCAGGCCATGCGTTGGTACAACGGGCTCGTTCTCCCCATCGGGCTATTCTTACAACCGCGCCTTGCCTGGGCCTCTGGTCTGATCGACGTCGCAAACGTGGATGAAATTCTCCTCGTCTGCCGGCGTAGTCGGCGGCAGACTTGTCTGATGTCCGCCGAGGACGTCGGGAGGAAATCCAAGAAGGCGACAGAGAGGGTCAAGGAAGACCGGACGAAGAAACACGCGCGCATCTGA
- a CDS encoding polysaccharide deacetylase family protein encodes MQAKMSTVNTKTTSDIPKTEMHKKVQVLEKQPIHWAQARVPSEPLDGSLHLHPLRTQTVLPWHFTIDVDWVPGSQVGLEGLLDFCDRWKMKATIFVAGRFAETHGNLIGECRRRGHELGTHGWEHGSLERDEDFRSASYTQQRDWIRRATEAVENASGVRPVVFRAPSLWIGETTLRALEDEGYRYDSSVPARRFDCGFGRVHYLKYFRAPSEPYRLSSSHLRVPGHSSIIEMAPSALLFPINMATLRVLGLPVMKWMVRRIFRRASRLVFYCHPHEFVHANRQSFPRNMSIWNMQGMTPENFSLLDGFVEHMMRQDHSPSLFADSLSTVRGLRSRAHTMPRFLSDAIDGVTTHEASLSAGAVAGTPVGTPVFRHR; translated from the coding sequence ATGCAAGCCAAGATGAGCACAGTGAATACGAAGACCACGTCAGATATACCGAAAACCGAGATGCACAAGAAGGTTCAAGTACTGGAAAAGCAACCGATCCACTGGGCTCAGGCGCGAGTTCCCTCTGAGCCGTTGGATGGATCGCTACATCTCCATCCCCTGCGTACACAAACCGTTCTGCCGTGGCATTTCACTATCGATGTCGACTGGGTTCCAGGGTCCCAGGTCGGACTGGAAGGCTTACTGGATTTCTGTGACCGATGGAAGATGAAGGCCACGATCTTTGTGGCCGGGCGGTTTGCGGAAACTCATGGAAATCTGATCGGAGAATGCCGGCGGCGAGGGCACGAACTCGGTACTCATGGGTGGGAACACGGGAGTCTCGAGCGCGACGAGGATTTCAGGTCAGCCAGTTATACCCAGCAACGAGATTGGATCCGAAGGGCCACGGAGGCCGTGGAGAACGCCTCAGGGGTTCGTCCAGTCGTCTTTCGCGCACCGAGCTTGTGGATCGGTGAAACGACTTTGCGTGCGCTCGAAGACGAGGGATACCGCTACGATTCATCTGTTCCGGCCAGGCGATTCGATTGCGGCTTTGGGCGGGTGCATTACCTGAAATACTTTCGTGCTCCGAGTGAGCCGTATCGTCTTTCATCAAGCCACCTTCGCGTGCCTGGACACAGCTCGATCATTGAGATGGCCCCCTCGGCGCTCCTCTTCCCTATCAATATGGCCACGCTCAGAGTGCTCGGCCTGCCGGTGATGAAGTGGATGGTCCGCCGGATATTCCGACGTGCTTCACGACTGGTGTTCTATTGCCACCCCCACGAGTTTGTCCATGCGAATCGGCAATCCTTTCCGCGCAATATGTCCATATGGAATATGCAGGGCATGACACCGGAAAATTTCTCCCTCCTTGACGGATTTGTCGAGCATATGATGCGGCAAGACCATTCCCCCTCTCTGTTTGCGGACTCGTTGAGTACGGTGCGTGGGTTGCGGTCTCGTGCGCACACGATGCCAAGATTTCTGTCTGATGCGATCGATGGCGTCACTACGCACGAGGCTTCACTCTCAGCAGGGGCTGTCGCGGGGACTCCCGTCGGCACACCTGTCTTCAGGCACCGATGA
- a CDS encoding beta/gamma crystallin domain-containing protein: protein MSLFKMFIVGGLIAVGALSAEAADMELQLVDKNCWIEVFDDTKYDADDPHVKIQGPKEYASLKDLNGRDWNNDIQSVIVGSSATVLAYKDKDFKATEIAFASGQRIPDLSKLDMSNDIESMKIACVK from the coding sequence ATGTCGTTATTTAAAATGTTCATCGTGGGTGGATTGATCGCCGTAGGCGCGTTGTCTGCAGAGGCTGCGGATATGGAGCTGCAGCTGGTCGATAAGAACTGTTGGATCGAGGTGTTCGATGACACCAAGTACGACGCTGATGATCCCCATGTCAAAATTCAGGGCCCCAAAGAGTACGCTTCGCTGAAGGATCTCAATGGTCGGGATTGGAACAATGACATTCAAAGCGTCATTGTCGGATCAAGCGCGACGGTGCTTGCCTATAAAGATAAGGATTTTAAAGCCACGGAGATCGCCTTCGCATCGGGGCAGCGCATTCCGGATCTGTCCAAGCTGGACATGTCCAACGACATTGAGTCGATGAAGATTGCCTGCGTGAAGTAG
- a CDS encoding CopD family protein has product MIGGLVAAMIVLLVWFHMLAAVAWIGGTIFLSVVLVPVLRGEAFASQRSLLFRTTARRFRAVVWSAIAVLLLTGPLLLHQRGIPIADPSGWPTVLAAKLGLVAILFLLTLTHDLILGPRVGKIRQLPVESRSRFDQALVLWSPWVARFSLALALVILLAAVLLVRT; this is encoded by the coding sequence GTGATCGGTGGATTGGTTGCGGCGATGATCGTTCTCCTGGTCTGGTTCCATATGCTTGCGGCGGTCGCGTGGATTGGCGGGACGATTTTCTTGTCGGTGGTGCTCGTGCCGGTGCTTCGAGGTGAAGCGTTTGCTTCACAGAGATCGTTGCTCTTTCGGACCACAGCTCGGCGATTTCGCGCGGTGGTGTGGAGCGCTATTGCCGTTCTCCTCCTCACGGGCCCTCTGTTGCTGCATCAGCGGGGGATCCCGATTGCAGACCCATCAGGATGGCCGACGGTCCTGGCAGCCAAGCTGGGGCTCGTGGCGATCCTTTTTTTGTTGACGCTGACCCACGATCTCATCCTCGGACCTCGCGTCGGGAAGATACGACAACTCCCTGTGGAGAGCCGAAGCAGGTTCGATCAGGCCCTGGTTCTGTGGTCTCCCTGGGTGGCTCGCTTTTCACTCGCTCTTGCGCTGGTCATCTTACTTGCCGCGGTCCTGCTTGTGCGGACCTAA
- a CDS encoding BON domain-containing protein: MNTGYVLTLCTALVVGGAFITGAVTAADKAAEKTPINDTWLTAKTKIALAADGRVKGRHIDVETTKNVVMLRGKVDSDAAKQAAEGITKMLDGVKTVKNDLEVVAPSKREAVEEKDEAITVRVQKKIAKDAHLKKADIAVQTNAGVVSLTGEVKDLMTSANASWTAWFVPGVKSVKNDLTVKEKA, from the coding sequence ATGAACACAGGTTATGTACTGACACTTTGCACGGCCCTGGTTGTTGGTGGGGCATTCATCACCGGAGCAGTGACCGCTGCGGACAAGGCCGCAGAGAAGACTCCGATCAATGACACGTGGCTCACGGCGAAAACGAAGATCGCCCTTGCTGCCGATGGTCGGGTCAAAGGGCGGCACATCGATGTCGAGACCACGAAGAACGTCGTAATGCTCCGAGGCAAGGTCGATTCCGACGCGGCCAAGCAGGCGGCGGAGGGCATTACCAAAATGCTTGATGGCGTCAAGACAGTGAAGAACGACCTCGAAGTGGTGGCTCCATCCAAGCGTGAAGCGGTGGAGGAGAAGGATGAGGCTATTACGGTACGCGTCCAAAAGAAGATTGCGAAGGACGCACATCTGAAGAAGGCTGATATTGCCGTTCAGACCAACGCGGGAGTTGTCTCGCTGACTGGCGAGGTCAAGGACCTCATGACCAGCGCTAATGCGTCCTGGACGGCTTGGTTCGTGCCGGGGGTGAAGTCCGTGAAGAACGATCTCACGGTGAAAGAGAAGGCCTAA
- a CDS encoding BON domain-containing protein encodes MIRIPNVLMTLAASSLLIIGCQSNPQTTGHYIDDAGITTAVKAHLATDGPLKTMTQISVKTVENTVYLTGVAATPHDKNRAEEIARQVEGGYTVVNNITVQP; translated from the coding sequence ATGATCCGAATTCCAAACGTTCTGATGACGCTAGCTGCTTCCAGCTTGCTTATCATCGGTTGCCAATCGAATCCTCAGACCACGGGGCATTATATCGACGACGCGGGCATTACGACGGCGGTGAAGGCGCATCTTGCTACGGACGGTCCGCTCAAGACGATGACACAGATCAGCGTCAAGACCGTCGAGAACACCGTCTATCTCACCGGCGTGGCGGCAACTCCGCACGATAAGAATCGAGCGGAGGAGATTGCACGCCAAGTGGAGGGGGGTTACACGGTTGTGAATAACATTACCGTTCAACCGTAG
- a CDS encoding DUF3015 family protein: MRIMTLTRLVGALVLAGVGLVTTACNTSKATVDTFAKFTSSTSPGEMFDADGYVKQSQKARLFAAVAFENLEQDIARGNGEYLASLDLLLDIPAAEQEEFRTRAQSAYPFLFASNRRTAEGLLAMLARQRADDRTDRQ, translated from the coding sequence ATGCGCATCATGACGTTGACTAGGCTTGTGGGGGCATTGGTTCTGGCAGGCGTCGGGCTCGTTACGACTGCCTGTAACACGTCCAAAGCCACGGTCGATACGTTCGCCAAGTTTACATCGAGCACGAGTCCTGGGGAGATGTTCGATGCCGATGGCTACGTCAAGCAAAGCCAAAAGGCGCGTCTGTTTGCCGCGGTCGCGTTCGAGAATCTTGAGCAGGACATCGCACGCGGGAATGGAGAATATCTCGCATCGTTGGACTTGTTGCTGGACATTCCAGCCGCGGAGCAGGAGGAGTTTAGGACGCGCGCTCAGAGCGCATATCCCTTCCTATTCGCGTCCAATCGGCGGACGGCGGAAGGCCTATTGGCTATGCTGGCCCGCCAAAGAGCAGACGACCGAACCGACCGACAATAA
- the smbP gene encoding small metal-binding protein SmbP, whose protein sequence is MRQVKKIGAFAGGCMFVLTLVACSSMTSAPTIDPSVKHLQKENAFYDRNVNAAYNHARAAEIAGGQGNNGLLVHHAQIALGQAQEAQRTGSNMPLDEAVMSLRKSVEEGQQNATQDAMQSAKDAREKLSHAADVRIVESANKIS, encoded by the coding sequence ATGAGACAGGTCAAGAAGATTGGCGCATTCGCGGGTGGGTGCATGTTCGTGCTGACATTGGTTGCCTGCTCGTCGATGACGAGCGCACCAACGATCGACCCGAGCGTGAAGCATTTGCAAAAAGAGAATGCGTTTTATGACCGGAATGTCAACGCAGCCTATAACCATGCGCGAGCTGCCGAGATCGCAGGGGGCCAGGGCAATAACGGCTTGCTCGTCCACCATGCACAAATAGCCTTGGGGCAGGCGCAAGAGGCGCAACGGACAGGAAGTAATATGCCACTGGACGAGGCAGTCATGTCGCTGAGGAAATCGGTAGAAGAAGGCCAGCAAAATGCCACGCAAGATGCGATGCAATCTGCGAAGGATGCGCGCGAGAAGCTCTCGCATGCGGCTGACGTGCGCATCGTCGAAAGCGCCAATAAGATCTCCTAG
- a CDS encoding CsbD family protein → MNADQLKGKWMQFKGELKQQYGKFTDDDLTQIEGNYDKFVGKVQERYGDKKDELMKWADQWHLKSAPDTTKIKTH, encoded by the coding sequence ATGAATGCAGATCAACTCAAAGGAAAATGGATGCAATTCAAAGGGGAACTGAAACAGCAGTACGGCAAGTTCACAGATGACGACCTGACGCAGATCGAAGGCAATTACGATAAGTTCGTCGGCAAAGTTCAGGAACGGTACGGCGACAAAAAAGATGAGCTCATGAAATGGGCTGACCAATGGCATCTGAAGTCCGCGCCGGATACGACGAAGATCAAGACGCATTAA
- a CDS encoding DUF3309 family protein yields the protein MSTILLVILILLLVGALPTWPHSANWGYGPSGGLSLVLLVLLILLLTGRL from the coding sequence GTGAGCACAATACTTCTTGTCATTCTCATCCTTCTCCTTGTCGGCGCCTTGCCGACCTGGCCTCATAGCGCGAACTGGGGTTATGGCCCCAGCGGCGGACTCAGCTTGGTGCTCTTGGTGTTGCTCATTCTGTTGCTGACGGGTCGGCTGTAA